The genomic DNA CGCGGGGGTGGCGGGGGTGTTCAGTTCGGCGATGGCAGTGTCGGTGCCACTCATGACAACTCCTTTCGGCAGGGTGACGGCGGCTTCCAGGCGCGCGCGCAGTCGGGCCGCGAAGGCCGGGTCCGGCTGCACGGGGTGTTCACCGCCGGCCAGGACCGTCAGCGGGTCGTGACTGTTGTGCATGGTCATGACGCACCTCCGTCCCGGTATTCGGTGTCCTGGTATTCGCTCCTGAATGCCCGCTTGGCCCGCACCAGCAGGGCCTCGGTGGCGTGCACGGTGCGTCCGATCAACTCGGCGCATTCGGGCACGGGGCGGTCATCCAGATATCGCAACGTCAGCACCATGCGGTGCTGTTCGGGTAACCGGGCCAGCGCGGCCTCGGCGACGATGCGGTCCAGCTCGGTGTCCCAGTCGTCGAAAGGCTCTGCCGGCTCGGGTGTTTCGGGTACGGGGACGGTGAAGCGGTCGTGCCTGCGGCGGTAGTGGTCGGCCAGTTTGTGCCGGGCCACGCCGATCAACCAGGGCACCGAGATCGCCGGTGGCGAATCCCGGCGGGCAGCGTCCATCGCCGCCAGAAACGTCTCCGACGTCAGGTCTTCCGCGGTGCCCCGATCACCGCAGCGCCGCACGAAGTAGCCGTAGACGACGGGCAGTGCCGAGTCGTACAGCGCCAGCAGCGTCTGCGGAGCATCACCGTCTGATTCGCCCCTCACACCCTTATCGTCGCGCCGGCCGCGCATTTTCCGACGCCCCAACCGCAACTTCTTGGGATTTGTGCACGGTTTTCCGCGCTGACCGCGGAAAACCGTGC from Mycolicibacterium phocaicum includes the following:
- a CDS encoding RNA polymerase sigma factor yields the protein MRGRRDDKGVRGESDGDAPQTLLALYDSALPVVYGYFVRRCGDRGTAEDLTSETFLAAMDAARRDSPPAISVPWLIGVARHKLADHYRRRHDRFTVPVPETPEPAEPFDDWDTELDRIVAEAALARLPEQHRMVLTLRYLDDRPVPECAELIGRTVHATEALLVRAKRAFRSEYQDTEYRDGGAS